Proteins found in one Cynocephalus volans isolate mCynVol1 chromosome 18, mCynVol1.pri, whole genome shotgun sequence genomic segment:
- the RHOU gene encoding rho-related GTP-binding protein RhoU → MPPQQGAPAFPGRCEAPPVPPRRERGGRGPGAPGARGRGVKCVLVGDGAVGKTSLVVSYTTNGYPTEYVPTAFDNFSAVVSVDGRPVRLQLCDTAGQDEFDRLRPLCYTNADIFLLCFSVVSPSSFQNISEKWVPEIRCHCPKAPIILVGTQSDLREDVKVLIELDKCKEKPVPEEAAQLCAEEIKAASYIECSALTQKNLKEVFDAAIVAGIQYSDSQQQPKKSKSRTPDKMKNLSKSWWKKYCCFV, encoded by the exons ATGCCGCCGCAGCAGGGGGCCCCCGCGTTCCCCGGCCGCTGCGAGGCGCCGCCCGTTCCGCCGCGCCGGGAGCGCGGGGGCCGCGGGCCGGGGGCGCCGGGGGCGCGGGGGCGCGGCGTCAAGTGCGTGCTGGTCGGCGACGGCGCCGTGGGCAAGACCAGCCTGGTGGTGAGCTACACGACCAACGGCTACCCCACCGAGTACGTCCCCACCGCCTTCGACAACTTCTCGG ctGTGGTGTCCGTGGATGGGCGGCCTGTGAGACTCCAGCTCTGCGACACTGCAGGACAG GATGAGTTCGACAGGCTGAGGCCTCTCTGCTACACCAACGCAGACATCTTCCTACTGTGCTTTAGTGTGGTGAGCCCCTCGTCCTTCCAAAACATCAGCGAGAAGTGGGTGCCGGAGATCCGGTGCCACTGCCCCAAAGCCCCCATCATCCTAGTTGGGACACAGTCGGACCTGAGAGAAGATGTCAAAGTCCTCATTGAGCTGGACAAGTGCAAAGAGAAGCCAGTGCCTGAAGAGGCAGCTCAGCTGTGCGCCGAGGAGATCAAAGCCGCCTCCTACATCGAGTGCTCAGCCTTGACTCAGAAAAACCTCAAAGAGGTCTTTGACGCGGCCATCGTCGCCGGCATTCAATACTCGGACTCTCAGCAACAGCCAAAGAAGTCTAAGAGCAGGACTCCGGACAAAATGAAGAACCTGTCCAAGTCCTGGTGGAAAAAATACTGCTGTTTCGTGTGA